GGGCTGCGTGCTCGGAGACCATGTAGCGGAACCTAGCCCGATACGTAACCCCCCAAACGTGTTCGGGCTCTCAAGCGGCGCGGCGGGTCGTGTACTCGGCGATCTCCCGGACCGGCGGCCGTTCCTCGGTGTCCACCACGTAGGTGTGCGGCCGGAAACCGTCCTCGTCCCGCTCGAACTGGGTCAGCATCGGACGGACCAGATGCCCCCGGGAGAGCCGCAGCTGCGCGGTCCGGTAGATGGTGGCGGCCATCCGTCCCAGCGCCTGCCCGTCCTGGTGGCGGTGGCGGCGGACGCCGACGTCCACCTGGGCCAGCGCGTCGAGCCCCACCGTGTGCAGCGCGTCCACCAGGAGCCCCAGCTCCACGCCGTACCCGACCGGGAACGCCAGCTGCTCCAGGAGCCGGCGCCGGACCGCGTACTCGCCGCCCAGCGGCTGGACGAAGCCGGCGAGTTTCGGCCAGTGCAGATTGAGCAGCGGGCGTGCGACCAGTTCGGTGACGCGGCCGCCCTGCGCGGGAGTTCCGGCGGGGGCGTGCCCGTCCTCCAGCGGCCGGTCGTACATCGCCTTGACGAACTGGATGCCCGGGTCGGTCAGCAGCGGGCCGATGATGCCGGAGACGAAATCGGCGGAGAAGTCCTTGAGGTCGGCGTCCACGAAGCAGACGATCTCGCCGCTGGTCACGAAGAGCGACCGCCAGAGCACCTCGCCCTTGCCGGGGACGGCGGGCAGCCGGGGGAGGATCGCGTCGCGGTGCACCACCCGGGCTCCGGCCGCGCGGGCGACGGCGGAAGTGGCGTCGGTGGAGCCGGAGTCGATCACCACCAGCTCGTCCACCAGCGGGACCTTCTCCATCAGCTCGCGGCGGATGACGCGCACGATCTCGCCGACCGTCGCCTCCTCGTTGAGCGCGGGCAGTACGACGCTCACCGAGGAGCCCCGCGGGTCCCGGTCCCGGGCGGCCAGGAGACGGTCCAGGGGGCGGTCGGAGGCGGCCCAGGAACGGCGGGTCAGCCAGCTGTCGACCTCTTCCAGCACGGGCGCTACTCCCTGTTTGTGATCCATCTCGCGGTTCGGACGACTACCTCAACCGTCGGGTGCTTCGGTTACAGTCTTGAACACAGCTCACCGCCTTCGCATGTCGGGGTCGGAGGGCGGACAAACGCCTGGATCGAACGGTCCAGTGCCATAGCGCTCATCCAGAGGGACTGAGGGAACGGCCCGTTGAAGTCCCGGCAACCCTCCCGCCGGCCGCGAGGCCACGGTGGGGAAGGTGCCAATTCCGTCTTGCGGCGAAACGCGTCGCAAGGAAGATGAGGAGAAAGGGCCTCCGCCATCATGGCTGAACAGATCGCCGAAGCGACGTCCGGAACCGTGGATCTCGGTCCCGCCGACGCGCTTTCCTGCCGCGAGTGCGGCGAACGCTTCCCCCTCGGCCCCATTTTCGCCTGCGCGTCCTGTTTCGGGCCGCTCGAAGTGGCGTACGACCTGCCGAGCGGCTCCCCCGACGAGCTGAAGAAGCGCATCGAAGCCGGCCCGAACAACATCTGGCGCTACGCGCCGCTGCTGCCGGTCCCCGCCGATGTCGCCGACAAGCCCAACATCAACCCCGGCTTCACCAAGCTGGTCAAGGCCGACAACCTCGCCCGCGAACTGGGCGTCACCGGCGCCCTGTACGTCAAGGACGACTCCGGCAACCCGACGCACTCCTTCAAGGACCGCGTCGTCGCCATCGCCGTCGAGGCCGCCCGCGCCTTCGGCTTCACCACCCTCTCCTGCTCCTCCACCGGCAACCTCGCCGGCGCGGTCGGTGCCGCCGCCGCGCGGGCCGGCTTCCGCTCCTGCGTGTTCATCCCGCACGACCTGGAAGAGGGCAAGGTCGTCATGGCCGCCGTGT
The DNA window shown above is from Streptomyces sp. NBC_00247 and carries:
- a CDS encoding glucosyl-3-phosphoglycerate synthase; translated protein: MLEEVDSWLTRRSWAASDRPLDRLLAARDRDPRGSSVSVVLPALNEEATVGEIVRVIRRELMEKVPLVDELVVIDSGSTDATSAVARAAGARVVHRDAILPRLPAVPGKGEVLWRSLFVTSGEIVCFVDADLKDFSADFVSGIIGPLLTDPGIQFVKAMYDRPLEDGHAPAGTPAQGGRVTELVARPLLNLHWPKLAGFVQPLGGEYAVRRRLLEQLAFPVGYGVELGLLVDALHTVGLDALAQVDVGVRRHRHQDGQALGRMAATIYRTAQLRLSRGHLVRPMLTQFERDEDGFRPHTYVVDTEERPPVREIAEYTTRRAA